The genomic region TTATTTAGAAAAACTAACTAGTAAATTCGAGTTAGTGATTTACTAGTTAGTTTCCCTAAATAATTTCtattaataaaacacttattGTTAACTAAAACCCTATGAAATTGTCAGTTTAACCCTCTAGTTAAAAtataacatgaataagaaatatgaagtaaaaatgtaatttcacacaactaaatttttttttctttcaaagcctcaaatcctaacatatctctaatttaaaaataaaaaaataaaaaaataaaaaaaacttcccactcccacattctctatcactttcttcctctctccttctatttcaaaaacaaaaataaaaaattttctcacacatttgtgtgtgcccatatgctagtaagGAATGAAAATAAACTTATTATTGTTTTCCATTGCTATGTGTCATCTACAAGTATGATATATGTTAAACCTATTTCAATTACTAAAACCAATTTAGTAATTTCTTATAAAAGATAAAACTGTTTAACCCACAAATGAATGTTATAAGTTCTATTTCATCTACAAGTATCTTATGGCTTGTATCTTGCCACCGTTGTCACATCCCtgcccggggcagatcacttcccgggtccgctccaccaccgtagcacgatattgtcggctttggaccccgaccacgccctcacggttttgtttctgggaactcacacgagaacttcccgatgggtcacccatcctgggaatgctctagcccccttctcgcttaacgtaggagttcctacggaacccgaagccagtgagctcccaaaaggccccgtgctaggtagggatgagaatatacatttaaggatcactcccctgagcgttgtgggatgtcacaactgCAGCAAGGAGAAATTAAACATGTACAGAAGAACAACCCGCTATATATTTTCTCGAGGAACAACACCCGCGCAAGCTCAAAACttacttctttctctttttttgagTCGAGCGATGGTGCTAGTAAGTTTGACATTAGATTAGCCACTGACAAGGTCATGCAAAAGCACATTTTTCTACCACTATGGTAAATGGCCATTTGCACAAGCTCAAAACTTTAGAAGTAATCACTTTGGTGAGTGAAACACACAGAGAATAGTCATTCCCCCTGCACAACGTTCCCACAAACTTCAATAGTTTTTTATCGTTGAATATGGTGGAAAACACATTTGGGGATTGCTTTGGTTTGTACTATGTACGgtttatttatgtatttgagGCTTTTGTTTGGGCATTTGGATGAGGCCAAATCGACTACCTGGAATTTGAAACAAATTGCATCACTAATTCACTGCAAAAGAATGGAGCAAAAACTGAAGCTGCATGTATATAATACACAAAGACAACAAATACACTCCGAGAGATTTTTGCGGAGAGGTTTACTAAATGCTGTGATCTACCAACCCTAACCCTTAATGTGTGGAGGAGGAGATAGCAACACCATTAGTGCGATCTATTTTGTTGAGACTTAGTTTTAAAATCTAGTTATGAGATGAACAATCGAAGAACAAAGAATGAAAAGGATAACAatggaaaaaatttcaaaaggatTCTCACTCTCTGCAAAAAACTAGCAGGGCATATTCATTTCATCTCTCTCACTTACATAACCGTTAGAATCCAAGGTGGACTGGAATCTCTCATTACAAAAACAATCTCAGCCCTTCATCTAGCCAGTTGCTAGGATAATTACACTTAGTATTATTTGCCTTACTACAACAGAGATGCACACTTGGTATTTTAACTCAAGTGAATACACACATTGATACACAACTTATTTCCTAATCAGCTATAGACTTACaattcaacactcccctttTAGTCAAATGCTGATTTCACTCCAAGCATACTTATGAGAAAATTGAATTGATCCTTTGCGagtggctttgtgaagatgtctgccaatTACTCTTCTATGGGATAAATACACCAAGTCAATAATGCCTTCCTGCAATGCATCTTTGATAAAGTGATATCTCCTATCAATGTGCTTGGTCTTTTGATGAAACACATCATTCTTGGTAATAGCAATGGCAGAAGTGTTGTCATAGTGAAGAGGGGTTGCTTCAATTTGCAATTCTTCAAAATCCTTCATAACAAACCTCAATCGTATTGTCTGAGCTGTGGCTTTAGATGCACTTATGTATTCAGCCTCTGCAATTGAAAGTGCAACACAACTTTGCTTAACTGAAGCCCAAGAGAACACATCACTGTCAAAAGAGAAAGCATACCCTAATTTGTTGTCCTTCAATGAACCACCCCAGTCACTATCACAATATCCCATTAAGCAAGCTTTTCTTCCCTTCACATATTCCATACCATAGTCTAGGGTCCCCTTGATGTATCTGAGCACCCTCTTTGCAATTCCATAATGTCTATTAGTAGGATAATGCATAAACCTAGCTAATAAAATTGTTGCATACATTATGTCTGGCCTTGTGGTAGTGAGATACAAAAGGCTTCCCACAATGCTTCTATACATTTCTTCACTTGTAGGTCCACTTCCATCATCTTTGGTTAGCTTCTCAATTGCTACAAGATGAGTTGTCATAGACTTTCCTTCACTTAATCCAAACTTGCTCAGCAAGGAACTTGTATATTTCTTTTGGTGAATGAAGACATTTAAGTCAGTTTAAATTATTCCCATCCTaagaaaatgatgaaggaatCCCAAATCTGTCATCTCATACTTCTTCTTCACGTCTTCCTTGAACTCTTCTAGCATTGACTTACAACTGCTATTGTAGactatatcatccacatatatagAGACAAGCAAAATGTCTAATCCTTTTTGCCTTTATGTACAGTGTTGGTTCACTCAAGCTTTTCTCAAAACCACACTATGagaaataagtgtctatttccCTATACCAGGCCCTTGGTGCCTGTTTTAGACCATAAAAGGCTTTATGTAGTTTGTAAACCTTGTCTTCCTTGTCTTTGACTACAAATCCTTTAGGCTACTCAACATAGACTTCTTCTTGTAATACTTTATTCAAGAAAGATGACTTTACATATAACTGGTACAATTTCCAGCTCTTTTGTGTAGCCAATGCTATCAGAGTCCTGATAGTATCCAACCTAGCAACTGGAGCATAGGCTTCATTGTAATCCAATACAAGATTTTGTGCATAACCCTTTGCAAACAATCTTGCTTTATTTTTCAACATGAACCATCAAGATTTAGCTTGGTTTTGTAGACCCATTTAATCCCTATGATAGGTATTTTAGTTGGTCTATCAACAAGCTTCCAGGTACCATTCTTCTCAATCATGAACAGCTCATCCTTCATTGCTTTCAACCAAGACTCATCTTGTTTAGCATCTTCATATTTCTTTGAATCCATGATACACAGATTACACTGAGCCAGTACCTCATCTAGTTTTCTCCATTTCAATGGTGTATGATCAAATGCTTAAGTATACTTCTCATTCAGACTTGAAATATTTGTAGATTCACCTGAAGTGAGTGACTTAGACTGAGTTCCAGAGTCCCCAATACTAAGAGCCCTTCTAGGTGAAGGTGATGTAGGTGATGTAGGAGACAACACCACACTTTCATTTCTTTCAGCACTAGCATCATCATCAGAAAATCTTCTAGTAGTGGGAGAAAATTGATCTGAATTCTCCTCCCAATTCCAAGCAGCTTCTTCATCAAAGACAATGTCTCTTGACAAGAAAAGTTTCTTGGATATTGGATCAAACACCCTATACCCCTTTTCATATGTTGCCCTTCTCAAACACTTAATCTTGAATCCACTCTGCAATTTTGCCATAACTTTGAACTTTCTAAAACAATTGAATGCTTTAGATTTGTATCTTAGAAAATAAACCCAAGTCATTTTGGTAAGATCATCTATCAAGAGCATGAAATACTTATTTCCAGCAATTGAATCATTTTTCCCAGGTCTACATTGAATGAGTTCAAGTGGAGCATTAGCCATTTGCACTTGATTTCTTGGAAACTCTTCTCTATGTTGCTTCCCATATTGGCAGCCTTCACAGACACCATTATGATCTTCAAGTTGGGGTAATCCATGAACCATGTCTT from Pyrus communis chromosome 9, drPyrComm1.1, whole genome shotgun sequence harbors:
- the LOC137744350 gene encoding secreted RxLR effector protein 161-like, with the translated sequence MTTHLVAIEKLTKDDGSGPTSEEMYRSIVGSLLYLTTTRPDIMYATILLARFMHYPTNRHYGIAKRVLRYIKGTLDYGMEYVKGRKACLMGYCDSDWGGSLKDNKLGYAFSFDSDVFSWASVKQSCVALSIAEAEYISASKATAQTIRLRFVMKDFEELQIEATPLHYDNTSAIAITKNDVFHQKTKHIDRRYHFIKDALQEGIIDLVYLSHRRVIGRHLHKATRKGSIQFSHKYAWSEISI